One region of Hymenobacter sediminicola genomic DNA includes:
- a CDS encoding YceI family protein encodes MATTSWVLDPTHSEVQFKVKHLVISTVTGSFKQFEGTATTEGDSFENAQVRFSAKIDSIDTNQAQRDEHLKSADFFDAATHPELTFVSTSFVKESEGEYKLTGDLTLHGVTKPVTFDVEYGGQAGDFYGNQKAGFDVTGKINRKDFGLTWSGVTEAGSIVVSEDVKLSASVQFVKQTEQAAV; translated from the coding sequence ATGGCTACTACCTCCTGGGTACTTGACCCCACGCACTCCGAAGTACAGTTCAAAGTGAAGCACTTGGTTATCTCGACGGTAACGGGCTCATTCAAGCAGTTTGAAGGCACCGCTACTACCGAAGGTGACTCGTTTGAAAATGCTCAAGTGCGCTTCTCGGCCAAAATCGACAGCATTGACACCAACCAGGCGCAGCGCGACGAGCATTTGAAAAGCGCTGATTTCTTCGATGCTGCTACCCATCCCGAGCTGACGTTCGTTTCGACTTCCTTTGTGAAAGAAAGCGAAGGCGAATACAAGCTTACCGGCGACCTGACCCTGCACGGTGTCACGAAGCCCGTAACGTTCGATGTGGAGTATGGTGGCCAGGCCGGCGACTTTTATGGCAACCAGAAAGCCGGCTTTGATGTGACTGGCAAAATTAACCGCAAAGATTTCGGCCTGACTTGGAGCGGCGTAACCGAAGCCGGTTCCATCGTGGTGAGTGAGGACGTAAAGCTGTCGGCCAGCGTACAGTTCGTGAAGCAGACCGAGCAAGCTGCTGTTTAA
- the dxs gene encoding 1-deoxy-D-xylulose-5-phosphate synthase translates to MIVEPGELLAAINSPADLKKLSQDQLVQVSQELRQFIIDSVSIYGGHFGASLGVVELTVALHYVFNTPYDQLVWDVGHQAYGHKILTGRRDRFPTNRRYHGMSGFPKRSESEYDAFGVGHSSTSIGAALGMAVASDYKKEFDRQHIAVIGDGAMTAGMAFEALNHAGVEKSNLLVILNDNCMSIDPNVGALKEYLTDITTSRTYNKVRDELWNVLGKLSKFGPNPQQIARKVESAMKATLLKQSNLFEALNFRYFGPVDGHDVQHLATILNDLKSIPGPKILHCVTVKGKGYALAEKDQTLWHAPGLFDKVTGEIHTKTYEKPQPPKYQDVFGHTIVELAEQNDKVMGVTPAMPSGCSLNIMMKAMPDRAFDVGIAEQHAVTFSAGLATQGLVPFCNIYSSFMQRAYDQVLHDVALQNLHVVFCLDRAGFAGADGPTHHGCYDLAYMRCIPNMVVSAPMNEEELRNLMYTATLPENAGPFSIRYPRGEGVMPEWRKPLKKITVGTGRVVREGEGVAVLSIGHIGNYAVKATDKLRAEGLNPGHYDMRFCKPLDEEMLHNIARQYKAIVTVEDGCLQGGFGAAVLEFLADHGYAVPVRRLGIPDRIVEHGTQDELYKECGFDADGIAAALREMAGKVVAQAPVETVLL, encoded by the coding sequence ATGATCGTCGAACCCGGTGAATTGCTGGCAGCTATAAACTCACCTGCCGACCTGAAAAAGCTCAGCCAGGACCAACTGGTGCAGGTAAGCCAGGAGCTTCGTCAGTTCATTATTGATTCGGTTTCGATCTACGGAGGCCATTTCGGCGCCTCGCTGGGCGTAGTAGAGCTGACCGTTGCATTGCATTATGTCTTCAATACGCCCTACGACCAGCTGGTGTGGGATGTGGGCCACCAAGCCTACGGTCATAAAATCCTTACGGGCCGCCGCGACCGGTTCCCGACGAACCGCCGCTACCACGGCATGTCGGGCTTTCCCAAGCGTAGCGAAAGTGAGTACGATGCCTTTGGCGTTGGCCATAGCTCTACCAGCATTGGAGCAGCGCTGGGCATGGCCGTTGCTTCTGACTACAAGAAGGAATTCGACCGCCAGCATATTGCTGTGATTGGTGACGGTGCTATGACGGCCGGAATGGCGTTTGAGGCGCTAAACCACGCTGGAGTGGAGAAGTCCAACCTGCTGGTGATTCTCAACGACAACTGCATGAGTATCGACCCCAATGTGGGCGCACTCAAGGAATACCTCACCGATATTACGACCTCCCGCACCTACAACAAGGTGCGCGACGAACTGTGGAATGTACTGGGCAAGCTTAGTAAGTTTGGCCCCAATCCTCAGCAGATTGCCCGCAAAGTAGAGTCGGCTATGAAGGCGACCCTGCTCAAGCAGAGCAACCTGTTTGAGGCACTGAACTTCCGCTATTTTGGCCCCGTGGATGGCCATGATGTCCAGCACCTCGCTACTATCCTCAATGACCTGAAAAGCATTCCGGGCCCCAAAATCCTGCACTGCGTGACGGTGAAGGGCAAAGGCTACGCGCTGGCTGAAAAGGATCAGACGCTCTGGCATGCCCCTGGTTTGTTCGATAAGGTGACAGGTGAAATCCATACCAAAACCTACGAGAAACCCCAGCCACCCAAATACCAGGACGTGTTCGGGCACACCATCGTGGAGCTGGCCGAGCAGAACGACAAAGTCATGGGCGTGACGCCGGCTATGCCCTCGGGCTGCTCGCTCAACATCATGATGAAGGCCATGCCCGACCGTGCCTTCGATGTGGGCATTGCCGAGCAGCACGCCGTTACCTTCTCGGCTGGCCTCGCCACACAGGGTTTGGTACCGTTTTGCAATATCTATTCCTCGTTCATGCAGCGTGCCTACGACCAGGTGCTGCACGATGTAGCGTTGCAGAACCTGCACGTAGTGTTCTGCCTCGACCGTGCTGGTTTCGCTGGTGCCGACGGCCCCACCCACCACGGCTGCTACGACCTGGCCTACATGCGCTGCATCCCCAATATGGTGGTGTCGGCCCCGATGAACGAGGAGGAGCTGCGCAACCTGATGTACACGGCTACCTTGCCCGAAAACGCCGGTCCGTTCAGCATCCGCTACCCACGTGGTGAAGGTGTGATGCCGGAATGGCGCAAACCGCTGAAAAAAATTACTGTGGGCACGGGCCGCGTAGTACGCGAAGGTGAAGGCGTGGCCGTGCTCAGTATCGGTCACATCGGCAACTACGCTGTAAAAGCTACTGATAAACTGCGAGCCGAAGGCCTCAATCCGGGCCACTACGACATGCGCTTCTGCAAGCCCCTGGACGAGGAAATGCTCCATAATATTGCCCGCCAGTACAAGGCTATTGTGACCGTAGAAGACGGCTGCCTGCAGGGGGGCTTCGGCGCGGCAGTACTGGAGTTTCTTGCCGACCATGGCTATGCTGTTCCGGTGCGCCGCCTAGGCATCCCGGACCGCATTGTGGAGCACGGCACCCAGGACGAGCTCTACAAAGAGTGCGGCTTCGACGCTGACGGTATTGCCGCCGCCCTGCGCGAAATGGCCGGAAAGGTAGTTGCTCAGGCTCCGGTAGAAACGGTGCTGTTATAG
- a CDS encoding lysylphosphatidylglycerol synthase transmembrane domain-containing protein — protein MPQPAPVDEQAQDQQLLDRLRPSRIILPVLIGLSVVGFMFWRSYKPGDLAPLANAKPLWLLLMLVVLVARDAGYVYRIRYLTEKVLSWRASLDVIMLWEFSSCVLPSAVGGTAVAPVLLHKEGIPLGKSVAYIMATAMLDNLYYVLAVPLVVLIGGDALYPHEALQGGLIATLRIGFILSYVFVTVYAGLMLYAIFINPRSVKRLLIRLFSMRGLRRWRGKAYKLGNELILASVQLRGNGLAYWLRASLSTAFVWTARYLVIGCLIAAFIDVSWPEFWLIFGRNLTYKVILLIAITPGGAGIAEGAFPTFFGKFIGTPTMTNFMVLLYRIVTYYLYLVLGAIFLPRWITRIFGKPEAEKVMSS, from the coding sequence ATGCCCCAGCCCGCCCCCGTCGACGAACAAGCTCAGGACCAGCAACTACTCGACCGGCTTCGGCCTTCGCGCATCATTCTGCCGGTTCTGATTGGGTTGAGCGTGGTGGGGTTTATGTTCTGGCGTAGCTACAAGCCCGGCGACCTGGCTCCGCTCGCCAATGCCAAGCCCCTGTGGCTGCTTTTGATGCTGGTGGTACTAGTAGCCCGCGATGCCGGCTATGTGTACCGAATTCGGTATCTGACGGAGAAAGTGCTGAGCTGGCGGGCTTCGCTGGACGTCATTATGCTTTGGGAGTTTTCGTCGTGTGTGCTGCCTTCGGCGGTGGGTGGAACGGCTGTAGCGCCAGTACTGCTGCACAAAGAAGGTATTCCACTGGGCAAATCGGTGGCCTACATAATGGCTACGGCCATGCTCGACAACCTGTACTATGTGCTGGCGGTGCCGCTGGTAGTGCTCATTGGAGGCGACGCATTGTATCCGCATGAGGCGCTGCAGGGCGGCCTGATTGCTACGCTGCGTATTGGCTTTATCCTGAGCTACGTATTCGTGACGGTGTATGCAGGGCTGATGCTGTACGCTATTTTCATCAATCCCCGGTCTGTGAAACGGCTACTGATCCGCCTGTTTTCTATGCGGGGGCTGCGGCGGTGGCGCGGCAAAGCGTACAAACTCGGCAACGAACTGATTCTGGCATCGGTGCAGCTGCGTGGCAATGGCCTAGCCTATTGGCTGCGAGCCTCGCTCAGCACCGCCTTCGTCTGGACGGCGCGCTACTTAGTTATCGGCTGCCTGATTGCGGCATTTATTGATGTGTCATGGCCGGAGTTCTGGCTGATTTTTGGGCGGAATCTTACTTACAAAGTTATTCTGCTGATTGCCATTACGCCGGGTGGCGCAGGCATTGCGGAAGGCGCCTTCCCCACATTCTTCGGCAAGTTCATCGGCACTCCCACCATGACGAACTTCATGGTATTGCTCTACCGCATTGTCACTTACTACCTCTACCTCGTGCTGGGTGCCATCTTCCTTCCACGCTGGATTACGCGTATTTTCGGCAAACCAGAAGCGGAGAAGGTCATGTCATCCTAG
- a CDS encoding lipocalin family protein — MKTLSHPFRYLASLLVLVSLFTASCGSKEGKVEGVNMLYGTTSKVWKTDKELDATGDKVKQTDAQEDERITFFANGQYNMTSPAGAVNGKYDFDQAGKKITMTPDGAAQSNTFDVVTLTDDKLTLKSGAGAELRLEKE, encoded by the coding sequence ATGAAAACCCTCTCCCATCCGTTCCGCTACCTGGCCAGCCTGCTCGTGCTGGTTTCGCTCTTCACGGCTTCCTGTGGAAGCAAAGAAGGGAAAGTAGAAGGAGTAAATATGCTGTACGGTACTACCAGCAAAGTATGGAAGACCGATAAGGAACTGGATGCTACCGGCGACAAAGTGAAGCAGACCGACGCGCAGGAAGACGAGCGGATTACTTTCTTCGCTAACGGCCAGTACAACATGACCTCACCTGCCGGAGCTGTTAACGGCAAGTATGATTTCGACCAAGCTGGTAAGAAAATCACCATGACTCCCGATGGCGCTGCCCAAAGCAACACCTTCGACGTCGTGACGCTGACTGATGACAAGCTGACGCTGAAAAGCGGTGCCGGAGCTGAACTGCGTTTAGAGAAGGAATAG
- a CDS encoding LysM peptidoglycan-binding domain-containing protein, with translation MGLFDFLSNEGEKKPVEPANKPAAGGGTDFFGNANANAEQGETYTVVSGDSLSKIAKNHYGDAAKWHQIYDANKGIIGSNPDHIEVGQVLTMPKL, from the coding sequence ATGGGACTGTTTGATTTTCTCTCGAATGAAGGCGAAAAAAAGCCCGTTGAGCCCGCTAACAAGCCCGCTGCCGGAGGTGGTACCGATTTTTTCGGCAATGCCAACGCGAATGCTGAGCAAGGTGAAACCTACACCGTAGTAAGCGGTGATTCGCTGTCGAAAATTGCCAAAAACCATTACGGAGATGCTGCCAAATGGCACCAGATCTACGATGCCAACAAAGGCATCATCGGTTCTAATCCCGACCACATTGAGGTAGGCCAAGTGCTTACGATGCCTAAATTATAG
- a CDS encoding O-acetylhomoserine aminocarboxypropyltransferase/cysteine synthase family protein: MSTPALHFETLQLHAGQQPDPVTGSRAVPIHQTTSYVFKNAEHGANLFALKEFGNIYTRLMNPTTDVFEQRIAALEGGVAALAVASGQAAQFIALNNILQAGDNFVSTTHLYGGTYNQFKVAFKRLGIEVRFADGDRPEKFEALIDENTKALYLETIGNPSFSVPDFERIAAIAKKHDLPLIVDNTFGAGGYLFRPLEHGAHIVVESATKWIGGHGTSIGGVIVDGGTYDFGNGKFPQFTEPSEGYHGLVFNEVFGKGGPFGNIAFIIRARVEGLRDFGPSQSPFNSFLLLQGLETLSLRVERTVENTLRIATWLEQHPQVEAVNYPGLKSSPYYGLAQKYLTRGAGGVLTFAIRGSKDTATQFIDNLKLVSHLANVGDAKTLIIQPSATTHQQLSEAEQRAAGVTPTLLRLSVGIEHFEDIRADLAQAFEAVRNAVPQKTQTSDSTLLPEPQPEHAATLEV, from the coding sequence ATGTCTACTCCAGCCCTTCATTTCGAGACGCTCCAACTCCACGCCGGCCAGCAGCCCGACCCCGTAACCGGGTCCCGCGCAGTGCCTATTCACCAAACTACTTCCTACGTGTTCAAGAATGCAGAGCACGGCGCCAACCTGTTTGCGCTGAAGGAGTTCGGCAACATCTACACCCGTTTGATGAACCCGACTACCGATGTGTTTGAGCAGCGTATTGCGGCGTTGGAAGGCGGCGTAGCGGCGTTGGCTGTAGCATCGGGGCAGGCCGCGCAGTTCATTGCCCTCAACAACATTCTGCAGGCTGGCGACAATTTTGTGAGTACCACGCATCTGTATGGTGGCACCTACAACCAATTTAAAGTGGCCTTCAAACGGCTGGGCATTGAGGTTCGCTTCGCTGATGGCGACCGGCCAGAAAAGTTTGAGGCACTGATTGATGAGAACACCAAGGCACTCTACCTCGAGACCATCGGCAACCCCAGCTTCAGCGTGCCGGACTTCGAGCGGATTGCGGCCATTGCCAAGAAGCACGACCTGCCACTAATCGTCGATAATACGTTTGGGGCGGGCGGCTACTTGTTCCGGCCCCTGGAGCACGGCGCGCACATCGTGGTAGAATCGGCCACGAAATGGATTGGCGGACACGGCACCAGCATCGGGGGCGTGATTGTGGATGGTGGCACCTATGATTTCGGCAACGGCAAGTTTCCGCAGTTTACGGAGCCGAGTGAGGGCTACCACGGGCTGGTATTCAATGAGGTATTTGGCAAAGGCGGGCCATTCGGCAACATTGCCTTTATTATCCGGGCCCGGGTAGAAGGGCTGCGCGATTTTGGGCCTTCACAAAGCCCATTCAACTCTTTCCTGTTATTGCAAGGCCTCGAAACGCTGAGCCTACGCGTGGAGCGCACTGTGGAAAACACGCTGCGCATCGCGACGTGGCTGGAACAGCATCCGCAAGTGGAAGCGGTGAACTATCCGGGTCTGAAAAGCAGCCCCTATTACGGGCTAGCTCAGAAATACCTGACCCGCGGTGCTGGCGGGGTGCTCACCTTCGCCATCAGAGGCAGCAAGGATACGGCGACTCAATTTATCGACAACCTGAAACTGGTGAGCCACTTGGCCAACGTCGGCGACGCCAAAACGCTCATCATCCAGCCCTCAGCTACTACGCACCAGCAGCTTTCCGAAGCCGAGCAGCGCGCCGCCGGCGTTACGCCAACGTTGCTGCGTTTGTCGGTGGGCATTGAGCACTTCGAAGATATTCGCGCTGATCTGGCGCAGGCGTTTGAGGCGGTGCGCAATGCCGTACCGCAGAAAACCCAGACTTCGGACAGCACGCTGCTGCCGGAGCCGCAACCCGAACATGCCGCTACGCTGGAGGTCTAG
- a CDS encoding homoserine O-acetyltransferase family protein: protein MSDEPHFFRLPRALRLESGAVLPQVEVAYQTYGHLKPTRDNVVWVCHALTANANVLDWWPGLFGASCYFDPADWFIVCANVVGSCYGSTGPLSVDETTGLAAYQEFPLLTVRDLVAVHEALREHLALHQIHTLIGGSLGGQQAVEWAVQRPALFENLVLLATNARHSAWGIAFNEAQRLAILADPSYSTTAPDGGAAGLRAARAVALLSYRSYDAYQRSQTEPNEEALDDYRASSYQRYQGDKLVARFNAHSYVALSRTMDTHHVGRGRSGIRAALERIRARTLVIGITSDVLFPPAEQQLLARYIQGAMYAEMDSPFGHDGFLIETAQITHVLERFYVQTYVH, encoded by the coding sequence ATGAGCGACGAACCGCACTTCTTCCGGCTGCCCCGTGCTTTACGGCTGGAAAGTGGCGCCGTGCTGCCGCAGGTGGAAGTAGCATACCAGACCTACGGCCACCTCAAGCCCACCCGCGACAACGTGGTATGGGTATGCCACGCCCTGACCGCCAACGCCAACGTGCTGGACTGGTGGCCCGGCCTGTTCGGAGCAAGCTGCTATTTCGACCCTGCGGACTGGTTTATTGTCTGCGCCAATGTGGTGGGCTCTTGCTATGGCAGCACCGGTCCGCTTTCCGTGGACGAAACAACCGGTCTGGCGGCTTATCAGGAGTTTCCGCTTCTCACCGTCCGCGACCTGGTGGCGGTGCATGAGGCGCTACGGGAGCATCTGGCCCTGCACCAAATTCATACCCTAATTGGTGGCTCATTGGGCGGGCAGCAAGCGGTGGAATGGGCGGTGCAGCGGCCGGCCTTGTTTGAAAATCTAGTGCTACTGGCCACCAATGCGCGTCATTCGGCTTGGGGCATTGCGTTCAATGAAGCGCAGCGGCTGGCTATTCTCGCCGACCCAAGTTACTCTACCACTGCTCCCGATGGGGGCGCCGCTGGCCTGCGGGCAGCTAGGGCGGTGGCCCTGCTTAGCTACCGCAGCTATGACGCTTACCAGCGGAGCCAGACCGAGCCCAACGAGGAAGCGCTGGACGACTATAGGGCCAGTTCCTACCAGCGCTACCAGGGCGACAAGCTGGTGGCCCGCTTCAACGCCCACTCCTACGTGGCCCTTTCCCGGACAATGGACACGCACCATGTAGGGCGCGGCCGAAGCGGCATTCGGGCGGCGCTGGAGCGGATTCGGGCCCGTACACTGGTGATTGGTATTACGTCGGATGTGCTATTTCCGCCTGCCGAGCAGCAGTTACTGGCACGCTACATCCAGGGGGCCATGTACGCCGAGATGGACTCGCCCTTCGGCCATGACGGATTCCTGATTGAAACCGCTCAAATCACACATGTACTCGAACGATTTTACGTCCAGACCTATGTTCATTGA
- a CDS encoding alpha/beta hydrolase has translation MKKLLLVLLAWLGLQVAASAQIDTTGGRYYQPLFSNVTVTSGVVYGSAINFLGAVQPLAMDIYQPTGDTVSRRPVIIFAHQGGFVTGSRTDAYMVKVCTQFARLGYVTASIDYRLLFLPFDTVNIAKASIRGMQDMRAAVRFFRQDAATTRLYRANPRYIVVGGSSAGGFCALQVGYLDKASEVPGYVGLASLGGIEGQSGNPGYSSAVLAVLNLSGATESTSYIEPGNPPLCSVHGTADNVVPYFKGRVGSSLPPKYVVGSGLLNPRATAVGVPNTLRTLRGAGHIPFESTSANGLAYADTTFRTIRDFLRPLLRQPGTVLSTASGSRSAGQAPSAYPVPASNEIRLAVPRGTVFRPQEVELLDATGRVVRRFRWEEANQLLLREGLKAGTYLLRGEQLPTVRLLFE, from the coding sequence ATGAAGAAACTCCTACTCGTGCTACTTGCTTGGCTGGGCCTGCAGGTAGCCGCTTCGGCCCAGATTGATACGACTGGCGGGCGCTACTATCAGCCACTATTCTCGAACGTAACGGTCACGAGCGGCGTGGTGTATGGTTCCGCCATCAACTTTCTGGGAGCAGTGCAGCCGCTGGCCATGGACATTTACCAGCCCACCGGCGACACCGTGAGCCGCCGGCCGGTCATCATTTTTGCCCACCAAGGTGGTTTCGTAACCGGCAGCCGCACCGATGCCTACATGGTGAAGGTGTGCACCCAATTTGCCCGCCTCGGCTACGTCACGGCCAGCATCGACTACCGGCTGCTGTTTTTGCCCTTTGATACCGTCAATATTGCCAAAGCTTCCATTCGGGGAATGCAGGACATGCGCGCTGCCGTACGCTTTTTCCGACAGGATGCGGCCACCACGCGGCTCTACCGGGCAAACCCGCGCTACATCGTGGTAGGCGGTTCCTCCGCTGGCGGCTTCTGCGCTCTGCAGGTCGGCTACCTAGATAAAGCTTCGGAGGTACCGGGCTACGTGGGACTTGCCAGTTTGGGCGGCATTGAGGGGCAGAGTGGTAACCCAGGCTACAGCAGCGCTGTGCTGGCTGTGCTCAACCTGAGCGGTGCCACCGAAAGCACCAGCTACATCGAGCCCGGCAACCCACCACTCTGCAGCGTACACGGCACCGCCGACAATGTGGTGCCATACTTCAAAGGGCGCGTAGGCTCCTCGCTGCCGCCCAAATACGTAGTGGGCAGTGGCCTGCTGAACCCGCGCGCTACGGCTGTAGGAGTGCCCAACACCCTACGTACCCTGCGCGGAGCCGGCCATATTCCTTTCGAAAGCACCAGCGCCAATGGACTGGCGTACGCCGATACTACATTTCGCACTATCCGGGACTTTCTGCGCCCCTTGCTGCGGCAGCCAGGCACAGTCCTGAGCACCGCATCGGGAAGCAGGTCAGCCGGCCAAGCACCCAGCGCGTACCCAGTACCAGCCTCCAACGAAATTCGACTGGCGGTGCCGCGCGGTACAGTCTTCAGGCCACAGGAAGTAGAGCTACTGGATGCTACCGGCCGAGTGGTACGCCGCTTCCGCTGGGAAGAAGCTAACCAGTTGCTGTTGAGGGAAGGACTGAAAGCCGGAACGTATCTGCTGCGCGGCGAACAACTACCCACTGTCCGGCTGCTGTTCGAATAG
- a CDS encoding S66 peptidase family protein has translation MPATAPAPLRSGDQVAIVCPARSASHEELAAAVAVLESWGLRVVLGDSTNIRHHQFGGEDDMRRRDFQQQLDNPDIRAILSARGGYGTTRIIDQIDFSRFADNPKWIAGFSDITTLNCHLLRLGHQSIHGVMPLLFDQAGGEDSLESLRRALFGETVRYAVSAHPLNRLGTATGELVGGNLSLLQTLTGTQSDVSTAGRILFLEDIDEYLYAIDRMMVHLDRTNKLRDLAGLIVGHFTNPQDNTVPYGQTPNEIIQHYADKYRFPVAHGFPVGHEPHNMALICGRKARLTVSPDGTQLEYL, from the coding sequence ATGCCCGCTACTGCCCCCGCTCCCCTCCGCTCCGGCGACCAAGTGGCCATTGTTTGTCCTGCCCGCTCCGCTTCGCACGAAGAACTGGCTGCTGCCGTGGCCGTGCTCGAAAGCTGGGGTCTACGTGTTGTGCTCGGCGACAGTACCAATATCCGCCACCACCAGTTTGGCGGTGAGGACGACATGCGCCGCCGCGACTTCCAGCAGCAGCTCGACAATCCGGATATACGCGCTATTTTGAGTGCACGCGGCGGCTACGGCACCACCCGCATCATCGACCAGATTGACTTTTCGCGCTTCGCCGACAACCCCAAATGGATAGCCGGCTTCTCCGACATTACTACGCTCAACTGCCATCTATTGCGGCTAGGGCACCAGAGCATTCATGGCGTGATGCCGCTGCTGTTTGACCAAGCAGGAGGCGAAGACTCGCTCGAAAGCCTGCGCCGGGCACTATTTGGAGAAACCGTACGCTATGCAGTGTCCGCACACCCGCTCAACCGCTTGGGCACGGCCACCGGTGAACTGGTCGGCGGCAACCTCAGCCTGCTCCAGACGCTCACCGGCACGCAATCAGACGTTTCTACGGCCGGGCGCATTCTGTTTCTGGAGGACATTGATGAGTACCTGTATGCCATCGACCGAATGATGGTGCACCTGGACCGCACCAATAAGCTGCGCGACCTGGCTGGCCTTATAGTAGGGCATTTCACCAACCCGCAAGACAACACCGTGCCCTACGGCCAAACACCCAACGAAATCATTCAGCACTACGCCGACAAATACCGCTTTCCGGTGGCGCATGGCTTCCCGGTAGGTCACGAGCCCCACAACATGGCCCTTATCTGCGGCCGCAAGGCCCGCCTGACGGTGAGCCCGGACGGAACGCAACTAGAGTACCTCTAA
- a CDS encoding GNAT family N-acetyltransferase translates to MAISIRRVQTPEALPFLLELIGLLQDSVDNGASVGFLPPLAAAEATHFWQDVLDAVQADHRILLLATDETQVIGSVQLDLVEKPNGRHRAEVMKLLVHSRARRQGLGRQLMQALEEQARQHQRSTLVLDTLQGEPSELLYQSLGYVAVGAIPQFARVGNGALEPTVIYYKLLED, encoded by the coding sequence ATGGCTATTTCGATTCGACGGGTGCAGACGCCCGAAGCCCTGCCTTTCTTGCTGGAGCTGATTGGTCTGCTGCAGGATTCCGTGGACAACGGCGCTTCCGTGGGGTTTCTGCCACCGCTGGCTGCTGCCGAAGCCACACATTTCTGGCAGGATGTGCTGGATGCGGTGCAGGCCGACCACCGCATTCTGTTGCTGGCCACCGATGAAACCCAGGTGATAGGCTCCGTACAGCTCGACTTGGTAGAGAAGCCCAACGGCCGCCACCGTGCCGAAGTCATGAAGCTGCTGGTACACTCCCGGGCGCGGCGCCAGGGTCTGGGCCGCCAGCTGATGCAGGCCCTCGAAGAGCAGGCCCGCCAGCACCAGCGCAGCACCTTGGTACTGGACACACTACAAGGCGAGCCATCCGAGCTTCTGTACCAAAGCCTGGGCTACGTGGCCGTTGGCGCTATTCCACAGTTTGCCCGTGTAGGCAACGGCGCACTGGAGCCAACGGTCATCTACTACAAGTTGCTAGAAGACTGA
- a CDS encoding alpha/beta fold hydrolase: MAQSAPRIAVVDGFLQKVSVASYAGLPYRVSARIKVASDSSGKADAWLAASVMKTKHRSGSFSYLPQKAVANEWRTYTITGTLDKEADTLTVFAGYYLNGRFGFDDFRLEVARRRGQWEQVPLRNSSFEEAAPISGAGLPAGWQHNWPVLGFTRQLATDSTDNRFLQIEGRGIVHYGHNPQAGRYATVNGARLYYEIYGAGEPLLLLHGNGESIGSFQSQIGALAQEYQVIAVDTRDQGQSGSTKGSLTYDLFADDMHALLDTLHIPAAHIVGWSDGGNTGLSMALRYPQQVRTLVTMGANLYSDTTAVVASMLRQVRQDRLLLTLLGPFKKEWHLGHRLTTMLLKYPQMTPKQLQAITAPVLVVAGEKDIIKEAHTRLIAQHIPQGQVIILPNLTHYAPQENGPLFNETVLGFLRQQRTRN; encoded by the coding sequence ATGGCGCAATCTGCTCCGAGGATTGCCGTAGTGGATGGGTTTCTGCAAAAAGTGAGCGTGGCTTCCTATGCTGGCCTGCCCTACCGCGTATCAGCGCGCATCAAGGTAGCATCAGACTCTTCCGGCAAAGCGGATGCGTGGTTAGCGGCTTCAGTGATGAAAACGAAGCACCGCAGTGGTTCCTTCTCATATCTGCCTCAAAAAGCAGTTGCCAACGAGTGGCGCACCTATACCATCACGGGTACTCTCGATAAGGAAGCGGATACGCTCACTGTTTTCGCCGGTTACTACCTGAATGGACGCTTCGGGTTCGATGACTTTCGGCTGGAAGTAGCGCGCCGCCGAGGCCAGTGGGAGCAGGTGCCGCTACGGAATAGCAGTTTTGAGGAAGCTGCTCCTATCTCCGGAGCGGGACTGCCAGCGGGCTGGCAACATAACTGGCCTGTGTTGGGCTTTACTCGGCAGCTAGCCACGGACAGCACCGACAACCGGTTTCTACAGATAGAAGGGCGCGGTATTGTGCACTATGGCCACAACCCGCAGGCTGGACGCTACGCTACCGTGAATGGGGCCCGGCTATACTACGAAATCTATGGCGCGGGAGAGCCGCTTTTGCTGCTCCATGGCAACGGCGAGTCGATTGGTAGCTTCCAGAGCCAGATCGGGGCATTGGCGCAGGAATATCAGGTCATTGCCGTGGATACACGTGACCAGGGCCAGTCGGGCAGCACGAAAGGCTCGCTTACCTACGACCTGTTTGCCGACGATATGCACGCATTGCTCGACACGCTTCACATTCCGGCCGCGCACATCGTTGGCTGGAGCGACGGGGGCAATACTGGCCTGAGTATGGCGCTGCGCTATCCGCAGCAGGTGCGCACGCTCGTCACGATGGGCGCCAACCTGTATTCCGATACTACGGCCGTGGTTGCGTCCATGCTGCGCCAAGTGCGGCAAGACCGGCTATTACTCACGCTATTAGGACCATTCAAAAAGGAGTGGCACCTGGGCCATCGGCTGACTACTATGCTCCTGAAATACCCGCAGATGACTCCCAAGCAGTTGCAAGCAATTACGGCCCCGGTGCTGGTAGTAGCCGGCGAAAAGGATATCATCAAAGAAGCCCATACCCGCCTGATTGCTCAACATATTCCGCAGGGGCAGGTGATTATCCTGCCCAACCTGACGCATTACGCGCCCCAGGAAAACGGCCCTCTTTTCAACGAAACCGTGCTCGGTTTCCTGCGTCAGCAGCGGACACGCAACTAA